A single region of the Nocardioides sp. W7 genome encodes:
- a CDS encoding LysR family transcriptional regulator has protein sequence METRELRYFVAVAEESHVGRAATRLGMAQPPLSRAIAQLERRLGADLFVRTPRGVTLTSAGETLLREGRAALAAVEAAERRTRRTVEAAGRASVVLTAKAGASSELMAKLLDAYAAEPDSVDVDVVLSAPGHQAPMLRDGRADVAILHRPFDDLSGFDVDTLLVEEQVLILPAGHPLSTLTSMTVAEATSIPDLPTPRWPHLDGTYPAGPGPELRDLTQVLQLVRLGRTAIVLPESARANLRDGLAVVPLSDAPRVTTVIAWPPHSTSPGVAGLVRTAARL, from the coding sequence GTGGAGACCCGCGAGCTGCGCTACTTCGTCGCCGTCGCCGAGGAGTCGCACGTCGGCCGGGCCGCCACGCGTCTCGGGATGGCCCAGCCGCCGCTGTCGCGCGCGATCGCTCAGCTCGAGCGGCGCCTCGGCGCCGACCTGTTCGTACGCACACCGCGCGGCGTGACCCTCACCAGCGCCGGCGAGACCCTCCTGCGCGAGGGTCGGGCGGCGCTCGCCGCGGTCGAGGCGGCCGAGCGGCGTACCCGCCGGACCGTCGAGGCGGCCGGCCGAGCCTCGGTGGTGCTCACCGCCAAGGCGGGTGCGTCGAGCGAGCTGATGGCCAAGCTGCTCGACGCCTATGCCGCCGAACCCGATTCCGTCGACGTCGACGTGGTGCTGAGCGCGCCCGGGCACCAGGCCCCGATGCTGCGCGACGGGCGCGCCGATGTCGCGATCCTGCACCGGCCGTTCGACGACCTGAGCGGGTTCGACGTGGACACGCTGCTGGTCGAGGAGCAGGTCCTGATCCTGCCCGCCGGCCACCCGCTGAGCACCCTGACGTCGATGACCGTCGCCGAGGCGACCTCGATCCCCGACCTGCCGACGCCACGCTGGCCGCACCTCGACGGCACCTACCCCGCCGGGCCCGGCCCCGAGCTCCGCGACCTGACGCAGGTGCTGCAGCTGGTGCGACTCGGCCGCACCGCGATCGTGCTGCCCGAGTCCGCCCGCGCCAACCTGCGCGACGGGCTGGCCGTCGTACCGCTCTCGGACGCCCCACGGGTCACGACCGTCATCGCCTGGCCACCGCACAGCACGTCGCCCGGCGTGGCCGGGCTGGTACGCACCGCAGCGCGTCTGTAG
- a CDS encoding Ig-like domain-containing protein: protein MTRLLAHGNRLAAAVLTALGLRSRIAGLIVLALGLGGLVAVGGAVGIVAPAQAAPPRVCEAALDSGTDKVVLLDLPAAGSTGAETYSGGHLAPARASEWTNYSLEGDATTPNTLAVSFRQNANNGPSLQFAGGQNTLGPLRLNNGGWAADGTLTLPAGTITPGAPFHFRIAVSGQQVTVSIDGVQVAQYSRPWLPVSGTIGIRVSGSETGTLDNLVVRQLDTGKYLYADDFEDRAIGTSGATAAGYEGLEIVSVCTVPDSPDDAYWIWTSDASSVNNWAAFRKTFTVDDVSELPETVNARISVETKYWLYVNEELVVFEGGVKRGPNRDDSYVDNVDLRPYLEDGENTVSILAVSYGRGGYAGPYAGRAGLFFEAPDLDLRSNDTWKAQQVDAYGSMAVDTNYRLAEPNVRYDARAELTGWANWKQTDFDDSTWPVAVTSGNEGSSPWNLLVDRPIPLLKYDEEFTTFAVTDPKVKVSTSGGVTQYEVRMPVNHQLTPYVKLGPDTQAGKTVGLKTDRATVRGSGIEQAVQAEYVTKAGAQDYESLVWMNGDKLFVTAQPGVQVEEFGYRLSGYASEFDGSFTSDDEYLNKLWTMARDTLYVTMRDSYMDCPDRERSQWWGDATNELEEAFYALDPAAADLARKGITNLMGFRNGDLIPTQAPAASFSELPAQSLAAVMSFWMYYEYSGDATALEETYLPSVAYLRTYNMATDGLLKHDRGGTWHWHDWGYNEDGRLIDTLWYYIALQSTMKSARTLGVPADDAAITWMQGRADSIRDNLDKLWVEGKGYYESTGDGRADDRANALAVYAGLADPAQYEQIRDVLVNVKKSSPYMDKYVLEALYLMGYPDDAVARMKDRYAPMVNDPEHSTLWEFFAGPEQDDAGTFNHAWTGGPLTMMSRYAAGIQPIKPGFAEFAVRPQLGTLKTVGAKVHSVGGKIQVDIDARDRQVYALDVLVPATTVAQVHLPTIEPSDATVSGEPLSESASGVLDVSVDEAAGETVVRLQPGEYSFAVASPPAAVALPRIGTVSPGDSAPGVVKVENTGGSRIDSISAVVSVPGLAEPMTLTGGPVAVGETTELPFTLAVPQGARNGASYDADAEVTVSYGDRQRTFSVPTTAFLRVAADVTVDSVVVGERVGAYPKTGRWTVTATVRNNAETAVTGQLAARSVARVLEAGAPSELVTIPPGGSRQVEVTVHGGGEYWLPMMQSATVDFVDRGSVLATATSGTRMKWYGPKGQGWNTTGAAAITGTTDFVDFGDGGSGTTGNAPANVQPGPTELAHNLRWDYRSTIPVGGTNTEGGLTRRFTWARDGSWYSVDVDVTTGEPFVLSMRETADTSAASTVGVVQTRPKLYKILVDDVLVRQVRYLMPNEGVVGNTLSNYQVLVDDPAALDVDGDGKVSVKYLYDGPEDGYYDPSLTDLWVSDAAAPAADDRAPTVSAAPAETTAYGNNGWITEPTTLLVRAVDDVDPSPSVEVALDDEPSAPYTAPVPVDSDGTHVLRYTATDASSNRSVEQSLTVKVDGTKPVPAFGEWPAGVVQEGEVPDEPVCLGTDATSGVASCVQRGYSTAPGAHTITQTVVDNAGNRASATLDYVVVAADKSALGEALTQVSELSAEDYTTSTWGVLTGVIEGATGAQAVYDGTEFAQAQIDAATEAVNEAVAALERRGDPTALATLIAAAQEVALDLDEYTEASASALREALAAAQAVHEARADKTQSQLDEATIGLQSALDGLTVKPPAAPDKTVLRSVYDQAKALSNTGDRFTPVSWARLQAELVDAAQVLGDPTASQARIDQATSELGAALTGLLPAQVTPVVTKVKLNQSQLRLVSGGKLRLEEGVYYSEGRPSYGGAVVWRSSNPQVATVSSTGVVRAKRTGKVAITAISVRPGASGTKLSARIKVTVVGTRSKAKVSRVRAVVPKSMKVGQSVYVTGRYAPANATGVKVTYRSSATGVAEIDAAGRILAKRKGAARIVVKAGGRTTTYTIRIR from the coding sequence GTGACACGACTTCTGGCGCACGGCAACAGGCTCGCAGCGGCGGTACTGACCGCACTGGGGCTGCGATCGCGGATCGCCGGCCTGATCGTCCTGGCGCTCGGCCTCGGCGGCCTCGTCGCCGTCGGCGGGGCCGTGGGGATCGTCGCTCCGGCCCAGGCTGCGCCGCCCCGGGTCTGCGAGGCCGCACTGGACAGCGGGACCGACAAGGTCGTGCTGCTGGACCTGCCGGCCGCCGGGAGCACGGGCGCTGAGACGTACTCAGGCGGCCACCTCGCACCGGCCCGTGCGTCGGAGTGGACCAACTACTCGCTCGAGGGCGACGCCACCACGCCGAACACCCTCGCGGTGTCCTTCCGGCAGAACGCCAACAACGGCCCGTCCCTCCAGTTCGCGGGCGGGCAGAACACGCTCGGCCCGCTCCGGCTCAACAACGGGGGCTGGGCGGCCGACGGCACCCTCACGCTGCCCGCCGGCACGATCACGCCCGGTGCGCCCTTCCACTTCCGAATCGCCGTGAGCGGCCAGCAGGTCACCGTCTCGATCGACGGCGTCCAGGTGGCGCAGTACTCCCGCCCCTGGCTCCCGGTCTCCGGGACGATCGGCATCCGGGTCTCCGGGTCCGAGACCGGGACCCTGGACAACCTGGTCGTCCGTCAGCTCGACACGGGCAAGTACCTCTACGCAGACGACTTCGAGGACCGGGCGATCGGCACGAGCGGCGCCACCGCCGCCGGCTACGAGGGCCTGGAGATCGTCAGTGTCTGCACCGTGCCGGACTCACCGGACGACGCCTACTGGATCTGGACCTCGGACGCCTCCTCGGTCAACAACTGGGCCGCCTTCCGCAAGACCTTCACCGTCGACGACGTCTCGGAGCTGCCGGAGACGGTGAACGCGCGGATCTCCGTCGAGACCAAGTACTGGCTCTACGTGAACGAGGAGCTGGTGGTCTTCGAGGGTGGAGTGAAGCGAGGCCCCAACCGGGACGACTCCTACGTCGACAACGTCGACCTGCGGCCCTACCTGGAGGACGGGGAGAACACCGTCTCGATCCTCGCGGTCTCCTACGGGCGCGGCGGGTACGCCGGCCCGTACGCCGGCCGGGCCGGCTTGTTCTTCGAGGCCCCGGACCTCGACCTGCGCTCGAACGACACCTGGAAGGCGCAGCAGGTCGACGCCTACGGCTCGATGGCGGTGGACACCAACTACCGGCTCGCCGAGCCCAACGTCCGCTACGACGCCCGGGCCGAGCTCACCGGTTGGGCGAACTGGAAGCAGACGGACTTCGACGACTCGACCTGGCCGGTGGCGGTGACCTCCGGCAACGAGGGCAGCTCGCCGTGGAACCTCCTGGTCGACCGCCCGATCCCGCTGCTGAAGTACGACGAGGAGTTCACGACGTTCGCGGTCACCGACCCGAAGGTCAAGGTCAGCACCAGCGGTGGCGTCACGCAGTACGAGGTCCGGATGCCGGTCAACCACCAGCTCACGCCGTACGTGAAGCTCGGCCCGGACACCCAGGCCGGCAAGACCGTCGGGCTCAAGACCGACCGTGCCACCGTGCGGGGCTCCGGGATCGAGCAGGCCGTCCAGGCCGAGTACGTCACCAAGGCGGGTGCCCAGGACTACGAGTCCCTGGTGTGGATGAACGGCGACAAGCTGTTCGTCACCGCCCAGCCCGGAGTGCAGGTCGAGGAGTTCGGCTACCGCCTCTCCGGCTACGCCAGCGAGTTCGACGGCTCGTTCACCTCCGACGACGAGTACCTCAACAAGCTCTGGACGATGGCGCGCGACACCCTCTACGTGACGATGCGCGACTCCTACATGGACTGCCCGGACCGGGAGCGGTCGCAGTGGTGGGGCGACGCGACGAACGAGCTCGAGGAGGCCTTCTACGCCCTCGACCCCGCGGCCGCGGACCTGGCCCGCAAGGGCATCACGAACCTGATGGGCTTCCGCAACGGCGACCTGATCCCGACCCAGGCGCCCGCGGCGAGCTTCTCGGAGCTGCCCGCCCAGTCCCTGGCCGCGGTGATGAGCTTCTGGATGTACTACGAGTACTCCGGGGACGCCACGGCGCTGGAGGAGACCTACCTGCCTTCCGTGGCCTACCTGCGGACCTACAACATGGCGACCGACGGCCTGCTCAAGCACGACCGTGGCGGCACGTGGCACTGGCACGACTGGGGCTACAACGAGGACGGTCGCCTGATCGACACCCTGTGGTACTACATCGCCCTCCAGTCCACGATGAAGTCGGCCCGGACGCTCGGCGTGCCGGCGGACGACGCCGCGATCACCTGGATGCAGGGACGTGCGGACTCGATCCGGGACAACCTCGACAAGCTCTGGGTGGAGGGCAAGGGCTACTACGAGTCCACGGGTGACGGACGCGCCGACGACCGCGCGAACGCGCTGGCGGTGTACGCCGGCCTGGCGGACCCGGCCCAGTACGAGCAGATCCGTGACGTGCTCGTCAACGTCAAGAAGTCCAGCCCCTACATGGACAAGTACGTGCTCGAGGCGCTGTACCTCATGGGCTACCCGGACGACGCGGTCGCGCGGATGAAGGACCGCTACGCCCCGATGGTCAACGACCCCGAGCACTCCACGCTCTGGGAGTTCTTCGCCGGCCCCGAGCAGGATGACGCCGGCACCTTCAACCACGCCTGGACCGGCGGGCCGCTGACCATGATGAGCCGCTACGCCGCCGGCATCCAGCCGATCAAGCCGGGGTTCGCCGAGTTCGCCGTACGGCCGCAGCTCGGCACGCTGAAGACCGTGGGCGCGAAGGTCCACAGCGTCGGCGGGAAGATCCAGGTGGACATCGACGCGCGGGACCGCCAGGTCTACGCGCTGGACGTCCTGGTGCCCGCCACCACGGTGGCGCAGGTCCACCTGCCGACCATCGAGCCGTCGGACGCGACGGTGTCCGGTGAGCCGCTCAGCGAGTCGGCCTCCGGCGTGCTGGACGTGTCGGTCGACGAGGCCGCCGGCGAGACCGTGGTGCGGCTGCAGCCGGGCGAGTACTCGTTCGCCGTCGCGTCGCCTCCCGCGGCCGTCGCCCTGCCCCGCATCGGCACGGTGAGCCCGGGCGACAGCGCCCCGGGCGTCGTGAAGGTCGAGAACACCGGTGGCTCACGGATCGACTCGATCTCGGCCGTCGTGAGCGTGCCGGGGCTCGCGGAGCCGATGACGCTGACCGGCGGACCGGTGGCGGTGGGGGAGACCACCGAGCTCCCGTTCACCCTCGCGGTGCCGCAGGGGGCGCGCAACGGCGCGTCGTACGACGCCGACGCCGAGGTGACGGTCTCGTACGGCGACCGGCAGCGGACCTTCTCCGTCCCGACGACCGCCTTCCTGCGCGTCGCCGCCGATGTCACGGTCGACTCGGTCGTCGTCGGCGAGCGCGTCGGTGCCTACCCGAAGACCGGGCGGTGGACGGTCACCGCGACGGTCCGCAACAACGCCGAGACAGCGGTGACCGGGCAGCTGGCGGCACGGTCGGTGGCCCGGGTGCTCGAAGCGGGCGCGCCCTCGGAGCTGGTGACGATCCCGCCCGGCGGGTCGCGGCAGGTCGAGGTCACGGTGCACGGCGGCGGGGAGTACTGGTTGCCGATGATGCAGTCGGCGACCGTCGACTTCGTCGACCGCGGCTCGGTGCTGGCGACCGCGACGAGCGGCACCCGGATGAAGTGGTACGGACCGAAGGGCCAGGGCTGGAACACCACCGGCGCGGCTGCGATCACCGGGACGACCGACTTCGTCGACTTCGGGGACGGCGGCTCGGGCACGACGGGCAATGCCCCGGCGAACGTGCAGCCCGGCCCGACGGAGCTGGCACACAACCTGCGATGGGACTACCGCTCCACCATCCCGGTGGGCGGCACGAACACCGAGGGCGGCCTGACGCGCCGCTTCACCTGGGCGCGCGACGGCAGCTGGTACAGCGTGGACGTCGACGTGACCACCGGCGAGCCCTTCGTGCTGAGCATGCGGGAGACCGCGGACACCTCGGCCGCGAGCACCGTCGGGGTGGTGCAGACCCGACCCAAGCTCTACAAGATCCTGGTCGACGACGTCCTCGTCCGCCAGGTGAGGTACCTGATGCCGAACGAGGGCGTCGTCGGCAACACGCTGTCCAACTACCAGGTGCTGGTGGACGATCCGGCCGCGCTCGACGTCGACGGCGACGGGAAGGTGAGCGTCAAGTACCTCTACGACGGTCCCGAGGACGGCTACTACGATCCGTCGCTGACCGACCTGTGGGTCTCCGACGCGGCCGCCCCGGCGGCCGACGACCGGGCTCCGACCGTGTCGGCAGCACCGGCCGAGACGACGGCGTACGGCAACAACGGGTGGATCACCGAGCCGACGACGCTGCTCGTCCGGGCCGTGGACGACGTCGACCCCTCGCCCTCGGTGGAGGTCGCGCTGGACGACGAGCCGAGTGCGCCGTACACGGCACCGGTGCCGGTCGACTCCGACGGCACCCACGTGCTGCGGTACACCGCCACGGACGCCTCGTCGAACAGGTCCGTCGAGCAGTCGCTCACCGTGAAGGTCGACGGCACCAAGCCGGTGCCGGCCTTCGGCGAGTGGCCGGCCGGGGTGGTCCAGGAGGGTGAGGTGCCCGACGAGCCGGTGTGCCTGGGCACCGACGCGACCTCCGGCGTGGCGTCGTGTGTCCAGAGGGGCTACTCGACGGCGCCCGGCGCGCACACGATCACCCAGACCGTGGTGGACAACGCCGGGAACCGGGCCAGCGCGACGCTCGACTACGTCGTGGTGGCGGCCGACAAGTCGGCCTTGGGAGAGGCCCTGACCCAGGTGTCCGAGCTCTCGGCCGAGGACTACACGACGTCGACCTGGGGCGTGCTGACCGGCGTCATCGAGGGCGCGACCGGCGCCCAGGCGGTGTACGACGGCACGGAGTTCGCCCAGGCGCAGATCGATGCCGCCACCGAAGCGGTGAACGAGGCCGTGGCGGCGCTCGAGCGACGGGGTGACCCGACGGCGCTGGCGACCCTGATCGCCGCGGCCCAGGAGGTGGCACTCGACCTGGACGAGTACACCGAGGCGTCGGCGAGCGCGTTGCGCGAGGCACTGGCCGCGGCGCAGGCCGTCCACGAGGCCCGGGCCGACAAGACGCAGTCCCAGCTCGACGAGGCCACCATCGGGCTGCAGTCCGCGCTGGACGGCCTGACGGTGAAGCCGCCCGCGGCGCCCGACAAGACGGTCCTGCGGTCGGTGTACGACCAGGCGAAGGCACTGTCGAACACCGGCGACCGGTTCACCCCGGTCTCGTGGGCGAGGCTGCAGGCCGAGCTCGTCGACGCCGCCCAGGTCCTGGGTGACCCGACGGCGAGCCAGGCCCGGATCGACCAGGCGACGTCCGAGCTCGGCGCGGCGCTGACCGGGCTGCTCCCGGCGCAGGTCACGCCGGTGGTGACGAAGGTGAAGCTGAACCAGTCGCAGCTGCGACTGGTCAGTGGAGGGAAGCTCCGCCTGGAGGAGGGCGTCTACTACAGCGAGGGTCGTCCGTCGTACGGCGGCGCAGTGGTGTGGAGGTCGTCCAACCCCCAGGTCGCGACCGTGAGCTCGACGGGCGTCGTCCGGGCGAAGCGGACCGGGAAGGTGGCCATCACCGCGATCAGCGTGCGACCCGGTGCGTCCGGCACGAAGCTGTCGGCGCGCATCAAGGTGACGGTCGTCGGGACGCGGTCGAAGGCGAAGGTCAGTAGGGTCCGCGCCGTCGTACCGAAGTCGATGAAGGTGGGCCAGTCGGTCTACGTCACCGGCAGGTACGCCCCGGCGAACGCGACCGGCGTCAAGGTCACGTACCGGTCGTCGGCCACCGGGGTCGCCGAGATCGACGCCGCCGGCCGGATCCTGGCCAAGCGGAAGGGCGCGGCGAGGATCGTCGTGAAGGCCGGCGGCAGGACGACGACGTACACGATCAGGATCCGTTAG
- a CDS encoding helix-turn-helix domain-containing protein: MTAKSSAPDRQDLIDDATCREATAGLEFVGRRWTGAIMLALGRGASRFGEIEAAVDGLSARLLTARLRELETYDVVEREVIPTTPVSVRYRLTSRGRDLLAAMQPLVAYHLRWGDSPRGSNP, translated from the coding sequence GTGACCGCGAAGAGCTCGGCGCCCGACCGTCAGGACCTGATCGACGACGCCACCTGCCGGGAGGCCACGGCGGGCCTGGAGTTCGTCGGCCGCCGCTGGACCGGCGCGATCATGCTCGCGCTCGGCCGCGGCGCGTCGCGGTTCGGGGAGATCGAAGCGGCCGTCGACGGGCTCTCCGCGCGCCTGCTCACCGCCCGACTGCGCGAGCTGGAGACCTACGACGTCGTCGAGCGCGAGGTGATCCCGACGACGCCGGTCTCGGTGCGCTACCGGCTCACCTCACGCGGGCGCGACCTGCTGGCGGCGATGCAGCCGCTGGTGGCCTATCACCTGCGCTGGGGCGACAGTCCGCGTGGCTCGAACCCGTAA
- a CDS encoding LLM class flavin-dependent oxidoreductase: MPDYGHPLRFGSFITPAAASPGRPVELAVLSEELGYDLATFQDHPYQPSFLDTWTLMSYAAARTERIHLAGNVLNLPLRPPAVLAKSVASLDLLTGGRVALGLGAGGFWDAIEAYGGTRLTPGEAVDALAEAITIIRGVWDTSDRSVLAVDGTHHRVRGAKRGPAPAHEVPIWLGALKPRMLRLIGRAADGWLPSMPYLQPGDLERGMRVIDEAAREAGRDPAEVVRLLNIAPDTGADELVRLVVEDGVSTFIVMGDDEGGLRRFAALTGEVRERVAEARDSSGVRERGRVRRSSALAKRLPGIGYDDLPPELAERAVEPGDPAYTRYTSSHLRGGAPGLALRPRTVAEVQTAVAVARAHRELPLGVLSAGHGISGRSLNHGGLVIDVSALDTVEVLDPDTGRVRLGPGARWADVARTLTPYGLAISSGDYGGVGVGGLATAGGIGWFARSHGLTIDHLTAVELVLADGRVVRTSAEQEPDLFWGVRGAGANFGIATSFELTAARVGTIAFAQLAFDASDTATFLQRWGQEIESADRSVTGQVILGARRGGQRIAQAMLVVDADDPDTVIERLQPIAEIAPLMQQQVALTTYEQVMGLFSSDEPQQGRGEPHTHSGLADHLSPELAAELADLLDAGTSYFFSIRAVGGAVADVPSGATAYAGRSAAFSLSGFGTGPAFDTAWERLVPHLSGSYLSFETGTGPLWLERAFPPAHLARLRGLKRRYDPTGLFRDNFFIEPTTDAVEGPAA; the protein is encoded by the coding sequence ATGCCCGACTACGGTCACCCCCTGCGCTTCGGATCCTTCATCACCCCGGCGGCCGCCTCGCCCGGGCGGCCGGTCGAGCTCGCGGTCCTCAGCGAGGAGCTCGGCTACGACCTCGCGACGTTCCAGGACCACCCCTACCAGCCGTCGTTCCTCGACACCTGGACGCTGATGTCGTACGCCGCCGCCCGCACCGAGCGGATCCACCTTGCCGGCAACGTGCTCAACCTGCCGCTGCGACCGCCCGCCGTACTGGCGAAGTCGGTGGCCAGTCTCGATCTGCTCACGGGCGGCCGCGTCGCGCTGGGGCTGGGCGCCGGCGGGTTCTGGGACGCGATCGAGGCGTACGGCGGGACCCGCCTGACCCCCGGCGAGGCGGTGGACGCCCTGGCCGAGGCGATCACGATCATCCGCGGCGTCTGGGACACCTCCGACCGGTCGGTCCTCGCCGTCGACGGCACCCACCACCGGGTCCGCGGCGCCAAGCGCGGTCCGGCGCCCGCGCACGAGGTACCGATCTGGCTCGGGGCGCTCAAGCCGCGGATGCTGCGCCTGATCGGCCGCGCGGCCGACGGCTGGCTGCCTTCGATGCCGTACCTCCAGCCCGGCGACCTCGAGCGCGGCATGCGCGTGATCGACGAGGCAGCCCGGGAGGCCGGCCGGGACCCCGCCGAGGTCGTGCGGTTGCTCAACATCGCTCCCGATACCGGCGCCGACGAGCTGGTGCGCCTCGTCGTCGAGGACGGCGTCAGCACCTTCATCGTGATGGGCGACGACGAGGGCGGACTGCGTCGCTTCGCCGCACTGACCGGCGAGGTACGCGAGCGGGTCGCCGAGGCCCGCGACAGCTCCGGGGTGCGCGAGCGCGGCCGGGTCCGTCGCTCCTCGGCCCTGGCGAAGCGGCTCCCCGGCATCGGGTACGACGACCTGCCGCCCGAGCTGGCGGAGCGCGCGGTCGAGCCGGGAGACCCGGCGTACACGCGCTACACGTCGAGCCACCTGCGTGGCGGCGCCCCCGGTCTCGCGCTCCGGCCGCGGACCGTCGCCGAGGTGCAGACCGCGGTCGCCGTCGCCCGCGCGCACCGCGAGCTGCCGCTCGGCGTCCTCAGCGCCGGGCACGGCATCTCCGGGCGCTCCCTCAACCACGGCGGACTCGTCATCGACGTCAGCGCGCTCGACACCGTCGAAGTGCTCGACCCCGACACCGGCCGCGTCCGGCTCGGACCCGGCGCCCGGTGGGCCGACGTGGCCCGCACGCTCACGCCTTACGGTCTCGCGATCAGCAGCGGCGACTACGGCGGCGTGGGCGTCGGCGGGCTCGCGACCGCCGGCGGGATCGGCTGGTTCGCACGCAGCCACGGCCTGACCATCGACCACCTGACCGCGGTCGAGCTGGTCCTGGCCGACGGCCGGGTCGTGCGCACCAGCGCCGAGCAGGAGCCCGACCTGTTCTGGGGCGTGCGCGGCGCCGGGGCCAACTTCGGCATCGCCACCTCCTTCGAGCTCACCGCCGCCCGGGTCGGCACGATCGCCTTCGCTCAGCTCGCCTTCGACGCCAGCGACACCGCGACCTTCCTGCAGCGGTGGGGGCAGGAGATCGAGTCCGCGGACCGCAGCGTCACCGGCCAGGTGATCCTCGGCGCTCGGCGGGGCGGACAGCGGATCGCCCAGGCGATGCTGGTCGTCGACGCAGACGACCCCGACACCGTCATCGAGCGCCTGCAGCCGATCGCCGAGATCGCGCCGCTGATGCAGCAGCAGGTCGCGCTCACCACCTACGAGCAGGTGATGGGCCTGTTCAGCAGCGACGAGCCGCAGCAGGGCCGCGGCGAGCCGCACACCCATTCCGGTCTGGCCGACCACCTCTCCCCCGAGCTCGCGGCCGAGCTCGCGGACCTGCTCGACGCGGGCACGTCGTACTTCTTCTCGATCCGCGCCGTCGGCGGCGCGGTCGCCGACGTACCGAGCGGGGCCACGGCGTACGCCGGCCGCAGCGCGGCCTTCTCGCTCTCCGGCTTCGGCACCGGCCCGGCGTTCGACACGGCCTGGGAACGGCTCGTCCCACACCTGTCCGGCAGCTACCTCAGCTTCGAGACCGGCACCGGACCACTGTGGCTGGAGCGCGCGTTCCCACCCGCCCACCTCGCCCGGCTGCGCGGCCTCAAACGCCGCTACGACCCCACGGGCCTGTTCCGCGACAACTTCTTCATCGAGCCGACGACCGACGCAGTAGAGGGCCCGGCCGCCTGA
- a CDS encoding sigma-70 family RNA polymerase sigma factor: METDEVAALYARACPSLVGLLTTIGGSRADAEEVAQDAFVRLLEHWGKVRDYSDPEAWLRTVAVRALVSRHRRRQVAVRGLALLGRRAATAPPAAGPGHDVELDEALAGLPVDQRTVLVLHHLHDLSVAEVAELLHVPAGTVKSRLSRARAALAPLLADEERSST; the protein is encoded by the coding sequence GTGGAGACCGACGAAGTCGCCGCCCTGTACGCGCGGGCCTGCCCCTCGCTGGTGGGTCTGCTCACGACGATCGGTGGGAGTCGGGCCGACGCCGAGGAGGTCGCTCAGGACGCCTTCGTCCGGTTGCTCGAGCACTGGGGCAAGGTCCGCGACTACTCCGACCCGGAGGCGTGGCTGCGCACGGTCGCGGTGCGGGCGCTCGTGTCGCGTCACCGCCGACGGCAGGTGGCGGTCCGCGGGCTGGCCCTGCTCGGCCGGCGCGCCGCGACGGCGCCGCCCGCGGCCGGACCCGGGCACGACGTGGAGCTGGACGAGGCGCTCGCGGGCCTGCCCGTCGACCAGCGCACCGTCCTGGTGCTGCACCACCTGCACGACCTCTCGGTCGCCGAGGTCGCCGAGCTGCTCCACGTCCCCGCCGGCACGGTGAAGTCGAGGCTGTCGCGCGCTCGCGCAGCCTTGGCGCCGTTGCTGGCCGACGAGGAACGGAGCAGCACGTGA
- a CDS encoding VOC family protein: MASVKQFQVTFDCAEPERVARFWCEVLGYVVPPPPEGFATWDDFDRTQPAEDQGSAFACVDPSGVGPRLFFQRVPEGKVVKNRLHLDVQVGTGLVAEERLAALEAECARLLPLGAVRVRLLTADGVNESCLVMQDVEGNEFCLD; encoded by the coding sequence ATGGCGTCGGTCAAGCAGTTCCAGGTCACCTTCGACTGTGCCGAGCCCGAGCGCGTCGCGCGCTTCTGGTGCGAGGTGCTGGGGTACGTCGTACCGCCTCCGCCGGAGGGCTTCGCCACCTGGGACGACTTCGACCGCACCCAGCCGGCCGAGGACCAGGGGTCGGCGTTCGCCTGCGTCGATCCCTCGGGGGTCGGCCCGCGACTGTTCTTCCAGCGCGTCCCCGAGGGCAAGGTCGTCAAGAACCGGCTGCACCTCGACGTGCAGGTCGGCACCGGGCTCGTGGCCGAGGAGCGCCTGGCCGCTCTCGAGGCCGAATGTGCGCGGCTGCTCCCGCTCGGCGCCGTGCGCGTGCGACTGCTGACCGCCGACGGCGTGAACGAGTCGTGCCTGGTGATGCAGGACGTCGAGGGCAACGAGTTCTGTCTCGACTGA